atcataaattatCTGTACCTTAGTTTAAAAGATACACTAATTAATAAacgttcattaattattttataacatatattGAACAATGCAGTGCCTAAAAAGACTTTTCCATATTGCACAAATTAAATCTAAACtttataatagtataaatttGATACACAGAAAAAGACAATACATTGAACTAAATTTTGTCTACCGACTAAAACATGTTTCTAATATGGAGTTCGAAGGATACGAAGAAAGTGAAGAAGAGAAggaaatttataaacaaatatctGACATCTACTTAGGGACAATGGATAATCACagtgtatttattttacaaccaTATATAAAATGGGgtgttgaaaagaaaaaaaacactACCCGTGAATTACAATTAGCAGAGGCAATAGCACTTATTGATACATTACCAAATTGGTCTATTGCTGGTAAGAAACTTGTTCCTTTATTAAGTTTGCAAAAAAAACAATTAGTTGGCAGTGGAGCTTTAGAAACTTTgaaacaagaaattaaaaactGTCCAAATGTAACAGCAATATTTGTTAGTACAAACTTACTGAAATTTATACAAGTTGCTGAATTGCAAAAGGCTTTTGGTTTACCAATTTATGACCGGTATTCCATAGTCATTCATATTTTCCGTGAACATGCGAAGACTCGAGAAGCAAAGTTGCAAGTGGCCTTAGCAGAGATTCCATATATAAGAAAGAAAATGGTAGATTTACATACTTGTCATGTAGGAAGGATATACATggatgaaaaaaagaagaaaacactTGAGGCCAgggaaaaaaaattaaaacatgcACTAAAAAAGTTAAAAGATCATAGACAGATGATAAAGAGACAAAGGGAGGCTTATGGTTTTCCAAGTATTGCTGTAGTTGGCTATACAAATGCGGGCAAAACATCATTGATAAAAGCATTAACAGGGGATGCATCTTTGGAGCctaagaataaattattcgcCACTTTGGACACAACAGTTCATCAAGGTTACCTTCCTAATATGTTAAAAGTATTATACATCGATACTATTGGATTTATTCAGGATGTACCAGAGACTTTAATAGAACCGTTCAAAGTAACCTTAGAAGATGCTATACACGCAGTATGTTGGTTGTTACATTTAGTAATTAATCCAAAATGTGTAAAGAATTGCCAATTAACATCTTTAATCTTTTTAGGATATTGTTGTTCATGTGTATGATATAAGTCATCCTGATATTACTGCTCAGATTGAGCACATtgagaaaacaataaaacctATGATAGGTGAtgataaaatagtaattaatgtAGCCAATAAATGTGATGTTGTTGATAAGGAGTCTCTTAAAAAACATCTATCAGAAGACACCTTTCCTGTCTCTGCTGTGAAATTAACTGGTATTGATCTACTACGGGCCAAAATAGAAGAAAACATTGTAAAAGCTGccaatttaataacaaaacgTGTTAGAGTACAACTAGGTACTCAAGTTGAAGCATTGTTACATAAGGAAGCAACGATTACAAATGTGGAGTCTGACTCAAAAGATCCACAATACGTAATTATGGATATAATTCTGACAGAATCGTCATATTATAAACTGAAACGAATTACTAACATATAAAACATCACTTATGttggtatatatttttatatattttattcttcttcgaatcattatacttattattaaatagaatattagaaATGTGCATATACATAGGTATATTGTAATGATCCTGAGTTcaggtaaaaaatataaaaatatttacgtcacttctttaaatcaatatttctgaaattgtgTTCTTTTCAACGGCTTCAATAAAATCGAGCACTTAAATGTTGTCAAAATTCTTGGGATTGAAACCTGCCTCTCAcagattttcttttttcctcgccgTCGTGTACACGTGTCACGCACGTGTGTTCCTATGCTCGCCGCTTTTGAATACCAGATGTATAGACGTACGATTTCAAATGTCAGCCAAAGCATTCGTTACGCTCGTTAAGCGGATTAAGGAAAAGTATTAAACGCGCATACAAAAACCAAGGGGATAGCTCATTTTATTTATGACTTTTAGCAAGAAATATATCATTGTTGCGTGAATAGAATATTTCTTGTTACCTGCGAACAATCTGTGATCGCAAACGTGTAATGAAGATAAGTATAAAAAATGTCCGGTCAGGTGTTTAGGAGTTCAGGAGTAGAATAGACCGCGGGCGTTTATGGAAATACACTTTTAAAGTATTAATTCAGGGGAATTAGAAACGAACAAATCAGAACAGAAATTTCTCTGgtgaataaaacaaaaattttcatgGATTCTCATCAATCTTGCTGcttgtaaatttttattcaattagaaAGGAGGGATTAGAAACTCTAAGATTCTTATAGCTCTATAGTTTGAACGTTATTTCATATGaatataaatcgaataaaactgAACGAATGGTcgaagtaatttttcttttaaaatattggaTGCAGAAGGGGTGAGAgtcattcgaataaaaatttcgcAGATGTTTCCGCGCAAGTGTTACAGCCGTGCGGAGCATCTTGACATAAAACGGTCCGCGAGGCGGCGCGTGGGCCGCGGAGGATGAGATTTCGCATTATCGGCGAGTAGGATTCAGGCATGGTGGATGGCGTggcaaagaaaaagagagatagGAAAATCTGGCGAGGGGTAAACGAGATAAGGAAAGTTCGTTACACTTGGCTCGGCGTGACTAGCCAAATGTAGTTTGATATACGAGGAAGTATGATTAAGACAGACAGTAGCGGAATGGCAGGGAATGTGTTTTGGCCCAGTTGCCGATAATCGACATGCCGACATTCTCAAGCCAGAGGTTTATCTTTTGTTGTTGTGtgagaattttatagtttgtcTCAGAAAATACAGTATTTTTTGTTAATCGATACTTTTAAAGATTCCTTCGTTAAAGAACAATAATAGGtgaaaataaacatatattacCGTTTAGAAACTTGATCACTTGTTTGGTGAACAACAAATTTGACAATGTTAGTAGAAAAGATACAAATGGATGCTTGAATTTCCACGAACTTGAAATCAATTCATGTACTTCAAGGAATCtattataaaagatataatttttCGTGACTAGTGTCGTGCAGTACGTTTTAAACTCGTGTGTCTGGTATCGAAGATTGATCTGGAAGATAGTGTTCTCACATAGGGAACCTTGTAGTATAAGAACCTTGTAATATTGACGCTCTAACGAGAGAAACGATAAAATCAACTTGCATGATTTAACGAACAATTGATCCACTGATATCCGGATGGTCTTCCCCAAATAAGTATTCGCGTTACCGGCCTCCCATTGGGGCAGGCGTTTATTAAGAGCAGAGTTTATTTGTCTTATCTCGGTCGGTGAGTGCAAGAACGATCATCCACCGGCAAGAAAGTTCGCGGCGAGGGTGCCGGCGACGTGATGTATAATTCATAGACCCGCTGGGTTCATgcatatatagatatatagagatATACTGGGTGGGACAGTAACTATTACCACCTTCAATACCTTGAAAGCTAGGAGGGCATGACAAACGTTTGTTTAACAGATGTTGCGTATCTCAGAAGCTGCTGTTATATCATGGTAATTTTCTCTTTCTAACTGACAGTGTTACGAAGACCTCGTAATCATCTTTATCTCtattttaatctatttaaatatataaatctatgatgaCACAAATAGCAATATTTAACTGCCAAACTCATTTCACTTCGtaagttataatattacacCCAATCGAAATACGAATTCAAATCTCCAATTAGCAAGCGGTGGCTAGACGAGTCTAAGTCCCAGGTCCCCAAAGTGGTATCACAAGTGAAACACTGTTACTCGATTAATTTCCGTTCGAAGGGACACCTGTTTTTCGGTATCACCTCATTTGTAAAATGAACTTGTAGAACCGCGGCGCAACAGTCCCAGAAGAGTTACAAGACGCGGGCGTCCTTCGGCGAGGGATTAATGAAGGATTGGTATCGCGATTATGGCTGGTCCCCCGTTCGTGGGTGGAAAGGTCCGGCGACGGCGAGAGAGCCGATCGACAACGAGCAAACGGGCCACGATAATTAATTACGAGCGTGACGTCGCTTTAACGTCGTTAATTTTCATTATCTCGATTGGAATTCGCTTGTAGCGCGGCGTGTACCGCTTTCGGGCTTGCTAATTTCGCGCCTCGCCTCGTCTCGGTCTCTCTACGCGGAAAAGGCATTAATAATTCTGGCTGTCCTTGCAAAATTTGTCACCCAGGAACCCGGGGAAACCCAGGGGCCGGTCGCCCGTGCCCGGCCCAGGGCCGCGTTAACGTCGGACACGCACACGAGACGGTCTCACCAACGGCAAGGATACCcggcaatgcactttgcatgTTGCCTGGATTATTAAAGCGGACCAAGTGAAACCTAATTATCGCGGTGCCACTCTTGGCACTGGCCCTAGCCGAACGACTAATTTCCACCGCTTTCCTACTGTTTACCGAGGTAACAAAGCAACAACTTTACATTCCCGCCGCTCCCAACCCGTGGGACGACTGTAATCTCTGTAATCTTCACGCGTCTACCAGCTACATGCACGATTGTCTGTCGTCAGCTCGCACTTTTCGTTCAAACGCGAGTAGAACTGTTAACCTTCTTACCTCTACTGTCACTCATTTTCTTACATTAGGAGCCTAGCGATTTATCGCGCAAGAATATCTTTTTCTTGTTCCTTCGTAGATTAAAGATGCACTGTaaggagatgacttgatgtctagcgcgACTGCACCGGAGTCAACAGAGGTCTGTCGCTGTGTTTTGTTTGTAGTTTTCATTGGTTTCGCGTAGCCGTATTGACAATTCGTATCTGAATTCATCTAAACTTTCAGTGTAATCTAATGAATCTATAGATTCAAAGAAATATATGCTAGGCGtagatgattaattatttttgaacgATTTATTACTGGATGtcttactaaagaaattgaagaatgtttaaaaCGTTCTTACACCGATAACCTTTCCACGAAATTCTAAAAGTAAAGCCTTTGTTCGACCGCAGCCGTTAATTCTCTAGTTATCCTTGAGACGATTTTTGCACTTTAACTTATTCTTCTACTTGTCAACGCGTTCCACGAAACAAATCCATTTATAAATGGAAAAGAGAGATAGCGGTCGGATTTTGTCAGGACTGTCCGTCTTGCAGGCACTTATCTGACGCGGAACGGTCGTATTTCTTTCGTTCAGGCGTGTCGGTCTGCGGCTGTTCCGGCGTATTCGCCGCCCCGGACTACAAAGCCGCGGCTTAACCGGCAACTGTAGGCCAACAATTACACGAACGATTGACTAACGAATGTCGACCGCCGGCGAGCGACTCGTATAATGTAATGATTGGCCGTCGCGTTGATTTGGTTGCCGTTACAGATTCAATTACGCCTCGCGCCGGCTTGATATTTTGCGCCCTTCCCCGGCTCGACGTCCCGGAACGTCGACAGGGCCAGAACTTTGATCTCCGACCGTCACTGGCCCCAGAATCGAATTAAACGCGGCTACGTGCATAAATAACGAAAGCCGTGTCTATCATTTATCGCGATTGTCGCGATCCTGCCCgatatagaattttaattagacACCCTTGCAGACTACGGTTCTCGCTCGTTCACCCCACTTCTTAATCGAtcgttcaataaaattgtttcattgcTGAAATAAAGTTTGATCGAATCTTTAAGCTGTGGTCGCGCGAACGTGTAGTGTCaaggtattaacacgttgaagaCGGAGCCCTTTTGCTTTGCTTTTCATTTGGACAGCACGTAAATTAAAACATTCCGTTTGTATGTGTCTTATCATTAAAAGCAacgaaaagaaattgtaaagtttcagTCAGTTTATAGAAGAATCATTGCTGAATGTTaagaaacttttattcgaatgaaataataaatgattctgAATGTTTTAATTGTACTGTATATCTTGTACGTAAGTACGAATCGAAAATCTCGAATATAATTTGTTTGTATACATCTTCATGTcgatgaaaatcaaatttaatatttcgtcaggTGCACGTGCGCCCGAACATTAATGGATAATGCGTCTGTCATTTACACGTCATTTCCACTTCTTATAAACAAGTTGGACAATGTACGTTTTCAATCAATCTCATTATCTCCTAAATACCACtttatattaaatcattgtGGAAAATGAATGACACCGCGCTGATATCAAATGTTCCGCACGCATCAGCACAAGTAGAAACATCCGGCAATAGACAAGCGCGTGAGCCAGGAGATATACAGGTGCTCGCTTAATTGACGAATTTGATTGCCAGGAACATGTAgctttaaaaatagaaacaacCACGTTATAtgttttttagatattttcgCACAGAGGTATTTCTGACGCAATTGTAGCACTTGATAAAACTTATCTTGCGCAGTGATAAAATACTGCTGACTCTTGTAATTAAGAAGTTATTCGACTGAAACAGAGAGTTGAAACATATTTTGCAGTAGGAGTATTATATGATCAATTAGATTCCGgttaattaaacgattaaaGATTTATCTATGATGCTTGTTTTCGTATACtatctatttaatttaattcatgttttatttattatttctacaaattattactaatgttaataactaacgACACTGATCATCCATTAGAATTTAACATAAATGAAGATCTGAGAAGCAATTTGAACGTTGAAACACAGATAATACCATGCCACTACAAGTGTAATCTAAGTAGAAACAGTAGTAGAAAGACAGACATAGCTGACAGTTCAATTCAAGTCAGAATTCGTCAAAAACGCAATCTCTAAGAAAAAATCTCATTTGCATAACAAAACCTGAATAAATCCATCCTATAAATCCTCCTAATAAACGAAtaggaaaacaaaataatttctcgTATTAAACCATCAGACATTTAACAAAATGAAGATTGCTCAAAAGTCATCGCCATTAGCGAAACGTTTCTCACGAATCGTAAACGACCTTCGCGACCACGATCCAAGAACGTCTCCCGTTAGCGACGAACGGTGATCGGACCGCAACGTTATGTGAACCGCGGAATAGCCCTATAAAGCGATGATTAATTAAACGTTTTGCGCGGAGGCTGGTTCCGCGAAGCTGTGCATGTAATCGAACGGCGTTTTGTCCCGTGCAGCGACGCGACGAGGACGTCCTAGGGACCAGGCCCAGCCGGATTAATTGCTTCGCAATAGTCGTTGAACGGTCTCCCGCAACGAGGAATCAACGTCTGAGAGGTGGGCCCAGCGCGCGTGTACGCGACGGTGACCGATGTTCGCGGGACGGATATTAGCTGGAGAATCGGAGCCGGTGACTTCAAAGGGACGCAGAAAAATTTGAACGGCCAACCCCGGCGCAGGGGAATCCCATGCTCGCGGATGCCTTCGTCAAACGATCAACGCGATTCTCTTTCCACGCCTACTCGCCggtccctctgtctctcttcttcttccgtCCTAGCGTTTCAATGTCGCGTCCTCCATCTCTGTTACGCCCGCTAAGGGTTCCGGAGCGGAGAGACGCGTATTTACATGCACGATCGTTCTCTTTATCGTCTCTTCTCTCGTTCTCGTCGCCGCGATTAAAATCGGCGCTCGCGCGCGTCCCACCCCCGCgactgcgcgcgcgcgctcgttcgctcgcgctCCGCGACACTTCCCGCGGTGCCATAAACACGTAATCGAGCCGATGACTGTGCATTATGCAACTGTCGTTCGCTTTTTCGCGGGCACTCTCCGGGCCGCGAAGGAACGACAAGTGGAAACAGACAAACCCGGACCATTAGAGTATTTCGTTCGTTTACCCAGTCACAACACGACTCAACGGGGCGAGAGCTAGGCCCGTACGCACCGGCCGGGGAGCCCTATTTCGTTACCCTCATCATCCCCTTCGTCAATCTATTTTTCAACGTACAGTACTGTACCAAAATTCCAAATCAAGAGGCTACAATTGTACACTACCGAGAATCCTAAGTGTCATTGATTTCTCGCGAGCTCCTCGAAGACACCCCAACTGatcactttcaaatttcttcacCCCCCTGTTGGGACCAAATGTTTTTCTCCTTCAACAACATCAGATTTGTTAGAAACATCCTTGAGGGTATTAGATTATCTTCTTCACCGGTATTCAATGTAGATATTCGCTGTGGAAGCATGTCCAGGACAGCGCTTACCGATCGCGCGGCACCCGTTGATGAACGTTAGGGACGGTCCTGGCGTCGGCTGGCTCCGGCATTGGCTGTTCCGCGGGCGTGGGAGCTCCGCAGGGGTTCGGTTAGTCTGCACGGGTAATAGAACTGCGCTGGGGGTGGGCGTAAGAACGGGGAACGGTTAGTACATCCTCGGGAAGGGTAGGAGCAATAGCCGGTCGGCGCAAGTGCGGCGGGGGTATCGCGGCCTGGCGGAGCCCAGTCGAGTCCCGTGAGTCCGGGCAAGCACAGCTATTAAGGTGGTACGTGGTGGTGGTGCGTAGGCGTCGTCCGGGACCGAGATTtcggtagagagagagagagagagagggaggaggaggaggcggccgCCATCGGGGATTACACATCGTCGCGCATCGGTTTTATTTCACGCGCACGGTGCGTGTTGTACCGCGCGCGGAACGCGTCGATCCTGGGCCGCCGCGCGGTACGTCATCGCGCGGTCATCCTCGCGCGTCCTCTCTCGCCTTTCGTTCCACCTTCTCGCGGAGAGACAGCTAAACCTCTCCTTGTTCCCTCGGTGCAGCCGCGTGCGATCACGAGCACGCGTGTGTATATGTTGAGTGTGTCTGTGTGTTACGTGAGCCGTGAATGTGTGACGGagcgaaagagagcgagagtcggggaagaggaagagagagtggaagagagagagcgagagagagagaaagagagggaggttAGAACGAACGGAAAGAGTGAATGCGGGGATAGAGGATAGGTGGCGAATGAAAGCGAAGGACACGACGAGTGAATGATAAAGAAAGGGTGTTCGGGGGGAGAGGTGGAATTCTGGTCGGTGCGTGCTCGGCTACTATGAGTACGAGTCGAAAGAGCCGGCTTTGCTGACCGACCGACCGAACCCGGCCTGGAGGAGGCGAGAGCTGTCACTTCGATCGCCATTT
The window above is part of the Nomia melanderi isolate GNS246 chromosome 2, iyNomMela1, whole genome shotgun sequence genome. Proteins encoded here:
- the LOC116429111 gene encoding putative GTP-binding protein 6 isoform X1, translated to MQCLKRLFHIAQIKSKLYNSINLIHRKRQYIELNFVYRLKHVSNMEFEGYEESEEEKEIYKQISDIYLGTMDNHSVFILQPYIKWGVEKKKNTTRELQLAEAIALIDTLPNWSIAGKKLVPLLSLQKKQLVGSGALETLKQEIKNCPNVTAIFVSTNLLKFIQVAELQKAFGLPIYDRYSIVIHIFREHAKTREAKLQVALAEIPYIRKKMVDLHTCHVGRIYMDEKKKKTLEAREKKLKHALKKLKDHRQMIKRQREAYGFPSIAVVGYTNAGKTSLIKALTGDASLEPKNKLFATLDTTVHQGYLPNMLKVLYIDTIGFIQDVPETLIEPFKVTLEDAIHADIVVHVYDISHPDITAQIEHIEKTIKPMIGDDKIVINVANKCDVVDKESLKKHLSEDTFPVSAVKLTGIDLLRAKIEENIVKAANLITKRVRVQLGTQVEALLHKEATITNVESDSKDPQYVIMDIILTESSYYKLKRITNI
- the LOC116429111 gene encoding putative GTP-binding protein 6 isoform X2, with amino-acid sequence MIRKRQYIELNFVYRLKHVSNMEFEGYEESEEEKEIYKQISDIYLGTMDNHSVFILQPYIKWGVEKKKNTTRELQLAEAIALIDTLPNWSIAGKKLVPLLSLQKKQLVGSGALETLKQEIKNCPNVTAIFVSTNLLKFIQVAELQKAFGLPIYDRYSIVIHIFREHAKTREAKLQVALAEIPYIRKKMVDLHTCHVGRIYMDEKKKKTLEAREKKLKHALKKLKDHRQMIKRQREAYGFPSIAVVGYTNAGKTSLIKALTGDASLEPKNKLFATLDTTVHQGYLPNMLKVLYIDTIGFIQDVPETLIEPFKVTLEDAIHADIVVHVYDISHPDITAQIEHIEKTIKPMIGDDKIVINVANKCDVVDKESLKKHLSEDTFPVSAVKLTGIDLLRAKIEENIVKAANLITKRVRVQLGTQVEALLHKEATITNVESDSKDPQYVIMDIILTESSYYKLKRITNI
- the LOC116429111 gene encoding putative GTP-binding protein 6 isoform X3, whose protein sequence is MEFEGYEESEEEKEIYKQISDIYLGTMDNHSVFILQPYIKWGVEKKKNTTRELQLAEAIALIDTLPNWSIAGKKLVPLLSLQKKQLVGSGALETLKQEIKNCPNVTAIFVSTNLLKFIQVAELQKAFGLPIYDRYSIVIHIFREHAKTREAKLQVALAEIPYIRKKMVDLHTCHVGRIYMDEKKKKTLEAREKKLKHALKKLKDHRQMIKRQREAYGFPSIAVVGYTNAGKTSLIKALTGDASLEPKNKLFATLDTTVHQGYLPNMLKVLYIDTIGFIQDVPETLIEPFKVTLEDAIHADIVVHVYDISHPDITAQIEHIEKTIKPMIGDDKIVINVANKCDVVDKESLKKHLSEDTFPVSAVKLTGIDLLRAKIEENIVKAANLITKRVRVQLGTQVEALLHKEATITNVESDSKDPQYVIMDIILTESSYYKLKRITNI